The following are encoded in a window of Gymnogyps californianus isolate 813 chromosome 21, ASM1813914v2, whole genome shotgun sequence genomic DNA:
- the MRPL20 gene encoding 39S ribosomal protein L20, mitochondrial isoform X1, producing the protein MVLLSAPRWLRSRLTDRFWRVQEVLKYARHFRGRKNRCYKLAVRSVQRAFVKSTKARREKKRFLRALWITRIEAASLEHGLKYPAFVSNLLKSQVELNRKMIADLAIYEPKTFKSLAALAQRRRQEGFLAALGDGKEPEGIFSRIVHHY; encoded by the exons ATGGTGCTGCTGAGCGCGCCGCGGTGGCTCCGCAGCCGCCTCACCGACCGCTTCTGGAGGGTGCAGGAGGTGCTCAAGTACGCGCGG CATTTTCGTGGAAGGAAGAACCGCTGCTATAAGCTGGCTGTACGAAGTGTTCAGAGAGCTTTTGTGAAGTCTACCAAGgccagaagagagaagaagagatTTCTAAGAGCG CTCTGGATCACTAGGATTGAAGCAGCTTCTCTTGAACATGGTTTGAAATACCCAGCTTTCGTAAGCAATCTGCTTAAG TCCCAGGTGGAGCTGAATAGGAAAATGATTGCCGATTTGGCTATTTATGAGCCAAAGACATTCAAGTCCCTAGCTGCCTTAGCCCAGAGGAGGAGACAAGAAGGCTTCCTTGCTGCCCTGGGCGATGGAAAAGAACCAGAGGGGATATTTTCACGTATTGTACACCACTATTGA
- the CCNL2 gene encoding cyclin-L2 isoform X1, whose translation MAAGSGSAAAVVAVGGGGPAGPQAAGAAAAGSAPGGSSAPVPGPGAVLIGDRLYSGVLITLENCLLPEHTLRFTPSMSSGLDTDTETELRVTGCELIQAAGILLRLPQVAMATGQVLFQRFFYTKSFVKHSMEHVSMACVHLASKIEEAPRRIRDVINVFHRLRHLREKKKPVPLILDQEYVNLKNQIIKAERRVLKELGFCVHVKHPHKIIVMYLQVLECERNQHLVQTSWNYMNDSLRTDVFVRFQPESIACACIYLAARTLEIPLPNRPHWFLLFGATEEEIQEICLKILQLYTRKKVDLSDLESKVEKKKLAIEEAKAQAKGLVPEGAPSLDNTSGFSPVPKNESPKEVKGNKPSPLPVQAMKNAKRKTEGAKRMSSNSPVNGIQKGRESRSRSGSRDQSYSRSPSRSASPKHRKSESYSTSSGSKSHSRSRSRSDSPPRQFNHSSSYKGSKVRSYKKSKDYKYSTHKPRKSRSRSSSRSRSRSRERSDHSGKYKKKSHYYRNHRHERSRSYERASHRYDRDHPGHSRHRR comes from the exons ATGGCGGCGGGGTCGGGCAGCGCGGCGGCTGTGGTAGCGGTGGGAGGCGGCGGGCCGGCGGGGCCTCAGGCTGCCGGCGCTGCGGCGGCGGGATCCGCCCCGGGGGGGAGCAGTGCGCCGGTTCCGGGCCCTGGGGCGGTGCTGATCGGGGACCGCCTGTACTCGGGGGTGCTGATCACGCTGGAGAACTGCCTGCTGCCCGAGCACACGCTGCGCTTCACCCCGTCCATGAGCAGCGGCCTCGACACCGACACCGAGACCGAGCTGCGTGTCACCGGCTGCGAGCTTATCCAGGCAGCCGGCATCCTGCTTCGTCTCCCGCAG GTGGCCATGGCTACAGGACAGGTGCTATTTCAACGTTTTTTTTATACCAAGTCTTTTGTAAAGCATTCCATGGAG CATGTGTCAATGGCCTGTGTTCATCTGGCATCCAAAATTGAAGAAGCACCAAGACGCATAAGGGATGTAATTAACGTGTTCCATCGCCTTAGACATCTacgggaaaaaaa AAAACCTGTGCCTCTAATACTGGATCAGGAATATGTGAACTTGAAGAATCAAATTATTAAGGCAGAAAGAAGAGTGTTAAAGGAGTTGGGATTTTGTGTTCATGTAAAGCACCCTCATAAG ATAATCGTTATGTACCTTCAGGTATTAGAATGTGAACGTAACCAACACCTGGTCCAGACTTCATG GAATTACATGAATGATAGCCTGAGAACAGATGTCTTTGTAAGATTCCAGCCAGAAAGCATTGCCTGTGCATGTATTTACCTTGCAGCTAGGACGCTGGAG ATTCCACTTCCTAATCGTCCACACTGGTTTTTACTCTTCGGAGCAACAGAGGAGGAGATTCAAGAAATCTGCTTAAAAATTCTGCAGCTCTATACTCGGAAAAag GTTGATTTATCTGATCTGGAAAGTaaagtagaaaagaagaaattagcTATCGAAGAGGCAAAAGCACAAGCTAAAGGTCTAGTACCTGAGGGAGCCCCAAGTTTGGATAACACATCAGGATTTTCCCCTGTCCCAAAAAATG AGTCTCCAAAAGAGGTTAAAGGAAATAAACCTTCACCGCTACCTGTTCAGGCGATGAAGAatgctaaaaggaaaacagagggagCAAAAAGAATGAGTTCAAATAGCCCAGTAAACGG cattcagaaaggaagagaaagcagaagtcGAAGTGGAAGTCGAGATCAAAGTTATTCAAGATCACCATCCAGATCTGCATCCCCTAAGCACAG GAAAAGCGAAAGTTACTCCACATCAAGCGGCTCCAAATCCCACAGCCGTTCTAGGAGCCGCAGTGACTCTCCTCCGAGACAGTTCAACCACAGTTCTAGCTACAAAGGTTCCAAGGTGAGAAGTTACAAGAAATCAAAAGACTACAAATACTCAACACACAAACCACGGAAATCACGCAGCAGGAGTTCGTCACGTTCCAGGAGCCGATCCCGGGAGCGCTCTGACCATTCGGGGAAGTACAAGAAGAAGAGTCACTACTATAGAAATCATAGGCATGAGCGTTCGCGCTCCTATGAGCGAGCAAGTCATCGCTATGACCGAGACCATCCTGGCCACAGCAGGCATAGGCGATGA
- the CCNL2 gene encoding cyclin-L2 isoform X2, translating into MNDSLRTDVFVRFQPESIACACIYLAARTLEIPLPNRPHWFLLFGATEEEIQEICLKILQLYTRKKVDLSDLESKVEKKKLAIEEAKAQAKGLVPEGAPSLDNTSGFSPVPKNESPKEVKGNKPSPLPVQAMKNAKRKTEGAKRMSSNSPVNGIQKGRESRSRSGSRDQSYSRSPSRSASPKHRKSESYSTSSGSKSHSRSRSRSDSPPRQFNHSSSYKGSKVRSYKKSKDYKYSTHKPRKSRSRSSSRSRSRSRERSDHSGKYKKKSHYYRNHRHERSRSYERASHRYDRDHPGHSRHRR; encoded by the exons ATGAATGATAGCCTGAGAACAGATGTCTTTGTAAGATTCCAGCCAGAAAGCATTGCCTGTGCATGTATTTACCTTGCAGCTAGGACGCTGGAG ATTCCACTTCCTAATCGTCCACACTGGTTTTTACTCTTCGGAGCAACAGAGGAGGAGATTCAAGAAATCTGCTTAAAAATTCTGCAGCTCTATACTCGGAAAAag GTTGATTTATCTGATCTGGAAAGTaaagtagaaaagaagaaattagcTATCGAAGAGGCAAAAGCACAAGCTAAAGGTCTAGTACCTGAGGGAGCCCCAAGTTTGGATAACACATCAGGATTTTCCCCTGTCCCAAAAAATG AGTCTCCAAAAGAGGTTAAAGGAAATAAACCTTCACCGCTACCTGTTCAGGCGATGAAGAatgctaaaaggaaaacagagggagCAAAAAGAATGAGTTCAAATAGCCCAGTAAACGG cattcagaaaggaagagaaagcagaagtcGAAGTGGAAGTCGAGATCAAAGTTATTCAAGATCACCATCCAGATCTGCATCCCCTAAGCACAG GAAAAGCGAAAGTTACTCCACATCAAGCGGCTCCAAATCCCACAGCCGTTCTAGGAGCCGCAGTGACTCTCCTCCGAGACAGTTCAACCACAGTTCTAGCTACAAAGGTTCCAAGGTGAGAAGTTACAAGAAATCAAAAGACTACAAATACTCAACACACAAACCACGGAAATCACGCAGCAGGAGTTCGTCACGTTCCAGGAGCCGATCCCGGGAGCGCTCTGACCATTCGGGGAAGTACAAGAAGAAGAGTCACTACTATAGAAATCATAGGCATGAGCGTTCGCGCTCCTATGAGCGAGCAAGTCATCGCTATGACCGAGACCATCCTGGCCACAGCAGGCATAGGCGATGA
- the CCNL2 gene encoding cyclin-L2 isoform X3 — protein MNDSLRTDVFVRFQPESIACACIYLAARTLEIPLPNRPHWFLLFGATEEEIQEICLKILQLYTRKKVDLSDLESKVEKKKLAIEEAKAQAKGLVPEGAPSLDNTSGFSPVPKNGKLVFLESPKEVKGNKPSPLPVQAMKNAKRKTEGAKRMSSNSPVNGIQKGRESRSRSGSRDQSYSRSPSRSASPKHRKSESYSTSSGSKSHSRSRSRSDSPPRQFNHSSSYKGSKVRSYKKSKDYKYSTHKPRKSRSRSSSRSRSRSRERSDHSGKYKKKSHYYRNHRHERSRSYERASHRYDRDHPGHSRHRR, from the exons ATGAATGATAGCCTGAGAACAGATGTCTTTGTAAGATTCCAGCCAGAAAGCATTGCCTGTGCATGTATTTACCTTGCAGCTAGGACGCTGGAG ATTCCACTTCCTAATCGTCCACACTGGTTTTTACTCTTCGGAGCAACAGAGGAGGAGATTCAAGAAATCTGCTTAAAAATTCTGCAGCTCTATACTCGGAAAAag GTTGATTTATCTGATCTGGAAAGTaaagtagaaaagaagaaattagcTATCGAAGAGGCAAAAGCACAAGCTAAAGGTCTAGTACCTGAGGGAGCCCCAAGTTTGGATAACACATCAGGATTTTCCCCTGTCCCAAAAAATGGTAA GCTTGTTTTTCTAGAGTCTCCAAAAGAGGTTAAAGGAAATAAACCTTCACCGCTACCTGTTCAGGCGATGAAGAatgctaaaaggaaaacagagggagCAAAAAGAATGAGTTCAAATAGCCCAGTAAACGG cattcagaaaggaagagaaagcagaagtcGAAGTGGAAGTCGAGATCAAAGTTATTCAAGATCACCATCCAGATCTGCATCCCCTAAGCACAG GAAAAGCGAAAGTTACTCCACATCAAGCGGCTCCAAATCCCACAGCCGTTCTAGGAGCCGCAGTGACTCTCCTCCGAGACAGTTCAACCACAGTTCTAGCTACAAAGGTTCCAAGGTGAGAAGTTACAAGAAATCAAAAGACTACAAATACTCAACACACAAACCACGGAAATCACGCAGCAGGAGTTCGTCACGTTCCAGGAGCCGATCCCGGGAGCGCTCTGACCATTCGGGGAAGTACAAGAAGAAGAGTCACTACTATAGAAATCATAGGCATGAGCGTTCGCGCTCCTATGAGCGAGCAAGTCATCGCTATGACCGAGACCATCCTGGCCACAGCAGGCATAGGCGATGA